From the genome of Tachysurus fulvidraco isolate hzauxx_2018 chromosome 20, HZAU_PFXX_2.0, whole genome shotgun sequence, one region includes:
- the si:dkey-175g6.2 gene encoding trichohyalin, whose amino-acid sequence MTCCHPPSSTLLLVLLSIAQQLPAAAPLLSESPLPGTSNETLWLVQPGPATAAGPVRTHRKVEAILQTPLRQGRFTGIDSAKVLVSVLLEALDHPAREEKGNQVENEEYIKKESWKELEMWRDQEERRNSEQGTDEEENIEIPQSGSTEAMQGVEKGGDKKVGLTDPWVSDEENENVNGENKFKEKEGFLQSLLSGKAEVTPQIITSLQRKTRGYFQNIDLGLQDNEILPPLKGYKAYNQQLALASKKLKWQEERQKNPSQLERNFMDDFDFIDEEEEVLPREEEEARARAEQEEVRRQEAEAQEAREEEQRLADIASDMLLEYMGRKQKSSSFMKDRKNALLLNNVAEDKRSNEVEDSDDDEMDPETIDKLIEISSKLHLPADDVVEIITDVEEKKKRKDPPPSNVPRFRPLVPLKAKQRAPHYQYPKSPKKASYKMNPYKKWYKEKSKSKFNKQDYWFKPEKQLLAYPSFPYYQKPYRAYYPVYFPSPKSRFYTNPALSFDYNFGDPIGFGFKPPKRRYKDRAKGRERNWVQTGRRPQNIYPLADTVISNYILPHPRTYQTLPVPKPRSPPSAVAPGYYYHPDYAYDEPEPVPDSDDELENFIEKIYYNRRLF is encoded by the coding sequence ATGACCTGCTGCCATCCTCCCTCCTCTACTCTCCTGTTAGTCCTGCTCAGCATTGCTCAACAGCTACCTGCTGCTGCCCCACTGCTATCTGAAAGCCCTCTCCCGGGCACCAGCAATGAAACACTCTGGCTGGTGCAACCTGGTCCAGCCACAGCAGCTGGACCGGTTCGGACACACAGGAAAGTGGAAGCCATCCTCCAGACTCCACTGAGACAAGGACGATTTACAGGCATAGACTCTGCCAAGGTGCTGGTATCTGTCTTGTTAGAGGCTCTTGATCATCCGGctagagaagagaagggaaacCAAGTAGAGAATGAGGAGTATATAAAAAAGGAGTCATGGAAGGAACTGGAGATGTGGAGGGATCAGGAGGAGCGCAGAAATTCTGAGCAAGGCACGGATGAGGAGGAGAATATTGAAATACCACAGTCTGGATCGACTGAGGCGATGCAAGGAGTGGAGAAGGGAGGAGACAAAAAGGTAGGATTAACAGACCCATGGGTTTCAGATGAGGAGAATGAGAACGTAAACGGTGAAAACAAGTTTAAGGAAAAGGAAGGATTTCTGCAGAGTTTGCTCAGTGGGAAAGCAGAGGTCACACCCCAAATTATCACCTCACTTCAGCGTAAAACCAGGGGCTATTTTCAAAACATTGACCTTGGTCTCCAGGACAATGAGATCCTCCCACCTCTGAAGGGCTACAAAGCTTATAACCAGCAGCTGGCCTTGGCCAGCAAGAAGCTCAAGTGGcaagaagagagacagaaaaatccATCCCAGCTTGAGAGAAACTTCATGGATGATTTTGACTTTAtagacgaggaggaggaggtccTTCCACGTGAGGAAGAAGAGGCAAGAGCACGAGCTGAGCAGGAAGAGGTGCGAAGACAGGAGGCAGAGGCACAAGAGGCGCGAGAGGAAGAGCAGAGACTTGCAGACATTGCCTCAGACATGCTTCTGGAATACATGGGGAGGAAACAAAAATCATCTTCTTTTATGAAAGACAGGAAGAATGCTTTATTGCTCAACAACGTGGCTGAGGACAAGCGATCTAACGAAGTGGaggacagtgatgatgatgaaatggACCCAGAGACGATTGACAAACTGATTGAAATCTCTAGTAAACTGCACCTACCTGCCGATGATGTAGTTGAGATCATCACAGatgtggaggagaagaagaagagaaaggacCCACCACCCAGCAATGTCCCCCGTTTTCGGCCTTTAGTCCCACTTAAAGCCAAACAGAGAGCTCCACATTATCAATACCCTAAGTCCCCAAAGAAAGCTTCTTACAAGATGAACCCATATAAAAAGTGGTACAAGGAGAAAAGTAAATCCAAGTTCAACAAGCAGGACTACTGGTTTAAGCCAGAGAAGCAGTTACTAGCATATCCTTCCTTTCCCTACTATCAGAAGCCATATCGAGCCTATTACCCTGTCTATTTTCCATCTCCTAAATCACGCTTCTATACAAATCCTGCACTCTCCTTTGACTACAACTTTGGGGACCCCATTGGTTTTGGCTTTAAGCCTCCCAAACGTAGGTACAAAGACAGAGCCAAGGGAAGGGAGCGAAACTGGGTGCAAACGGGCCGCCGGCCCCAAAACATCTACCCTTTAGCTGACACAGTCATTTCTAACTACATCCTTCCTCATCCCCGAACTTATCAGACGCTCCCTGTGCCCAAACCCCGCTCTCCTCCAAGTGCAGTGGCACCTGGCTATTATTACCACCCAGACTATGCGTATGATGAGCCAGAGCCTGTTCCAGATAGTGATGATGAGCTAGAAAACTTCATTGAGAAGATTTACTACAATCGCAGGTTGTTCTAG